The following proteins come from a genomic window of Neptunomonas concharum:
- the pqqA gene encoding pyrroloquinoline quinone precursor peptide PqqA: MWTKPAYQDLRIGFEVTMYFANR; the protein is encoded by the coding sequence ATGTGGACTAAGCCAGCTTATCAAGATCTGCGCATCGGCTTCGAAGTAACAATGTACTTCGCTAACCGATAA
- a CDS encoding Fur family transcriptional regulator — MTNSEIAFTPEHDHERCIHQALDDAASLCRERQLRLTPIRELVLKLIWQSHKPLGAYEILPALAEAGFNSAPPTVYRALDFLQEQGLVHRIASLNAFIGCSHPEHQCSNSFLICTQCQSVVELESPEISSVIHQRADEIGFKIATEIVEIAGLCPNCQKSTVEK; from the coding sequence ATGACAAACTCAGAAATTGCTTTTACGCCAGAACACGACCATGAACGCTGCATCCACCAAGCGCTGGATGATGCAGCCTCCCTTTGTCGTGAGCGACAATTGCGATTAACTCCTATTCGGGAGCTCGTGCTGAAACTCATTTGGCAAAGCCATAAACCCTTGGGAGCTTACGAAATTTTACCCGCACTGGCAGAAGCAGGTTTTAATTCAGCCCCCCCAACGGTTTATCGGGCGTTGGATTTTTTACAAGAGCAGGGACTGGTACACCGGATCGCCTCGCTGAATGCATTTATTGGCTGTAGCCACCCTGAGCATCAATGTAGCAACAGCTTTTTAATCTGTACGCAGTGCCAAAGCGTTGTAGAGCTGGAGTCGCCCGAAATATCCTCGGTCATTCATCAACGTGCTGATGAGATAGGCTTCAAAATTGCTACCGAGATCGTTGAAATAGCCGGGCTATGCCCAAATTGCCAAAAGAGCACTGTAGAGAAATGA
- the znuA gene encoding zinc ABC transporter substrate-binding protein ZnuA translates to MRTLGLLFSLLLTMSAPVFASEFRVLASITPVQLIASEVLDGITVPDKLLPPGASPHQYSLKPSDVRRIQQADLVLWVGPQLERFLVKSLQQTDAKVLTLLDEEHEGEVEESSHEGHDHHDGHDHGGVDPHIWLEPFYVLEVASMVRDAAAAVKPEHKAQLDANYQRFASRLIGLDKTLMARFMPLSERGFIVFHDAYGRFVEHYQLLQLDAITINPSRKPGAKHLSELRQRVIDSQAVCVFSEPQFSSSVLDAVTAGSEVKVVELDPLGQNIEPQAGAYTVFLQRFADTVHSCLAP, encoded by the coding sequence ATGAGAACGCTCGGCTTATTATTCTCTTTATTGTTAACGATGTCTGCACCTGTTTTTGCATCTGAATTTAGGGTGTTGGCAAGCATTACGCCGGTGCAACTCATCGCGTCTGAAGTGCTGGACGGCATCACGGTACCTGATAAGTTGCTCCCCCCTGGCGCGTCCCCTCATCAATATAGCTTAAAGCCGTCGGATGTGCGGCGCATACAGCAAGCAGATCTTGTACTCTGGGTTGGGCCGCAGTTGGAGAGATTTCTTGTTAAGTCTTTGCAGCAAACGGATGCAAAAGTATTAACTTTATTGGATGAAGAACATGAGGGTGAAGTCGAAGAGTCATCCCATGAGGGGCATGACCATCATGATGGCCATGATCATGGTGGTGTTGATCCACATATTTGGTTAGAGCCTTTTTATGTCCTTGAAGTCGCATCGATGGTTCGTGATGCCGCAGCAGCGGTCAAGCCAGAACATAAAGCACAGCTTGATGCCAATTATCAACGTTTTGCCAGTCGATTAATTGGACTGGATAAAACGCTGATGGCGCGCTTTATGCCTTTGTCAGAACGAGGTTTTATTGTGTTTCATGATGCGTATGGGCGATTTGTCGAGCATTACCAGCTGCTGCAGTTGGATGCGATCACCATTAACCCATCAAGAAAGCCTGGTGCGAAACATCTTTCTGAATTACGTCAGCGAGTGATCGATAGCCAAGCGGTCTGTGTTTTTAGTGAGCCACAGTTTAGCTCTTCTGTGCTGGACGCGGTGACTGCAGGTTCTGAAGTTAAGGTTGTTGAACTAGATCCTCTCGGACAAAACATCGAGCCGCAGGCAGGGGCTTATACGGTTTTCTTGCAGCGTTTTGCGGATACAGTACATAGCTGTTTGGCGCCTTAA
- the znuC gene encoding zinc ABC transporter ATP-binding protein ZnuC codes for MSTPVDLVRLRDVNVQFGTNHVVQNVNLDLHKDCITTLIGPNGAGKTTLVRVVLGLIKPTTGNVWQQPGLSIGYMPQKLHIDRTFPLTVKRFLQTARIRNEDTMISALEAVSAEHLLTHSMHDLSGGETQRIMLARALLREPQLLVLDEPVQGVDINGQVELYNLIGQIRKQRGCGVLMISHDLHLVMSSTDHVICLNRHICCSGHPEHVSNDPSFIDLFGQQGANSFALYSHHHNHSHDTHGDVITDHPQTGECKH; via the coding sequence ATGAGCACCCCCGTCGATCTGGTTCGCTTGCGTGATGTTAACGTTCAATTTGGCACCAACCATGTAGTTCAAAATGTTAACTTAGATTTGCATAAAGATTGTATTACCACATTGATTGGCCCTAATGGAGCAGGCAAGACCACACTAGTACGTGTTGTTTTAGGTCTTATAAAACCTACCACAGGGAATGTCTGGCAGCAGCCGGGTTTGAGCATTGGCTATATGCCGCAAAAGCTTCATATTGATCGAACCTTCCCCCTAACGGTGAAACGCTTTTTACAAACGGCCCGCATCCGCAATGAAGATACCATGATCAGCGCACTGGAAGCTGTGAGCGCGGAGCACTTGCTCACTCACTCAATGCATGACTTGTCAGGCGGCGAGACACAGAGAATTATGCTAGCGAGGGCACTGCTTCGGGAGCCTCAGTTGCTAGTTCTCGACGAGCCCGTGCAGGGCGTTGATATCAACGGCCAAGTTGAGCTTTATAATTTGATCGGCCAAATCCGCAAACAACGCGGCTGCGGTGTTTTAATGATCTCGCATGATTTACATTTAGTAATGTCATCCACAGACCACGTGATCTGCCTAAACCGACATATCTGTTGTTCCGGCCACCCTGAGCATGTCAGTAATGACCCCTCTTTTATCGACCTGTTTGGCCAACAAGGGGCAAACAGCTTTGCGCTATACAGCCACCACCATAACCATAGCCACGACACCCACGGGGATGTAATAACCGACCACCCACAAACTGGGGAGTGTAAGCACTAA